The window AACAAAATGTGTCATAAAGGTATCATTTACAGTTGATgaaactatgttaaataacatcgCCAATACTTTTGATAGAACTTTCTGGGGAGCATGCACCTTTGCACCCCGAAATTTGAGGTCCTAAGTGTAATTATTTGCTTCCTGTTTTCAGATGATTTCGAGATGGCTGTGCCGTCAAATAGCCATGTGGTCTCAGAACCCGGACAGAATATCACGCTCACCTGTCAGCTTCCAACCAGGTGGCCAGTACAACAAGTAACATGGGAAAGGATCCAGCCGCACCAGATCGACCTCCTGACCAGCTGCAACCTGTCCCAAGGCAAGAGTTATACTTCAAAGTATCAAAGACGGGTATTGAGCGACTGTCGTCCGGGGATGAGAAGCGCCTTCATCATCATGC of the Suricata suricatta isolate VVHF042 unplaced genomic scaffold, meerkat_22Aug2017_6uvM2_HiC HiC_scaffold_16140, whole genome shotgun sequence genome contains:
- the CD226 gene encoding CD226 antigen, producing MHLCTPKFEVLSVIICFLFSDDFEMAVPSNSHVVSEPGQNITLTCQLPTRWPVQQVTWERIQPHQIDLLTSCNLSQGKSYTSKYQRRVLSDCRPGMRSAFIIMPHVGASDSGLYRCGFKARTGENETFVIRFTVTDGEYVMDNIKG